Proteins encoded within one genomic window of Numenius arquata chromosome 12, bNumArq3.hap1.1, whole genome shotgun sequence:
- the GID8 gene encoding glucose-induced degradation protein 8 homolog encodes MSYAEKPDEITKDEWMEKLNNLHIQRADMNRLIMNYLVTEGFKEAAEKFRMESGIEPSVDLETLDERIKIREMILKGQIQEAIALINSLHPELLDTNRYLYFHLQQQHLIELIRQRETEAALEFAQTQLAEQGEESRECLTEMERTLALLAFDNPEESPFGDLLNMMQRQKVWSEVNQAVLDYENRESTPKLAKLLKLLLWAQNELDQKKVKYPKMTDLSKGTIEEPK; translated from the exons ATGAGTTATGCAGAAAAACCTGACGAAATCACAAAAGATGAATGGATGGAAAAACTTAATAACTTGCATATCCAGAGAGCAGACATGAACCGCCTTATCATGAACTACCTTGTTACAG AGGGCTTTAAGGAAGCGGCAGAGAAATTTCGAATGGAGTCTGGAATTGAACCCAGTGTTGATTTAGAGACTCTCGACGAAAGAATAAAAATCCGAGAAATGATCTTGAAAGGACAGATTCAAGAAGCCATTGCATTAATAAACAGCCTCCATCCAGAATTGTTAGATACAAACAGATATCTTTACTTTCATTTGCAG CAGCAGCATTTGATTGAACTGATTCGGCAGCGTGAGACAGAAGCGGCTCTGGAATTTGCTCAGACCCAATTAGCAGAAcaaggggaggagagcagggaatgCCTGACAGAAATGGAGCGTACGCTGGCTTTGCTCGCCTTTGATAATCCCGAAGAATCACCATTTGGAGATTTGCTTAACATGATGCAGCGACAGAAG GTATGGAGCGAGGTTAATCAAGCTGTTCTAGACTATGAAAATCGTGAATCAACACCCAAGTTGGCAAAATTACTGAAACTACTACTGTGGGCTCAGAATGAGCTGGACCAGAAGAAAGTGAAATATCCCAAAATGACAGACCTCAGCAAGGGGACGATCGAAGAACCCAAGTAA